In Dermacentor albipictus isolate Rhodes 1998 colony chromosome 6, USDA_Dalb.pri_finalv2, whole genome shotgun sequence, the following proteins share a genomic window:
- the LOC135896125 gene encoding uncharacterized protein — protein sequence MAKAKKSKSGGKAKKGKSAGKGKKGKPGGKGSKDKTGSKVKDDKSGSEESKQTSGSEDKKSKSGSKEKKDKSGGKKKKDKSGGKKKKGSKGSSPGAKSGSASSSKEKLSSQQKAKGGASSSDSVTSSTAGQAPDSAASSEGLFKPLKRQPFPPLVLPGDRELTLARRPDTVYVLDWRNMWFFPVSVVALALIVFGMVIMSLDLQEAGALQAEGLNATGVGNGTAVDVTPATPSWTEGFHSTLPTSVPKRKRRAHEQHPNTAAPSFPRHLSASNTRVEAPMSAAFIAAKKGARSTALNNSEWEVHDESSKADSSDVDATQDWLHAPRQDWQDRGLSRAPLIKVTPSKAVETGEWNATTAKVDES from the exons ATGGCCAAGGCGAAGAAATCTAAGTCCGGGGGCAAGGCAAAAAAGGGCAAGTCCGCAGGAAAAGGAAAGAAGGGCAAGCCTGGAGGAAAAGGAAGTAAGGACAAGACTGGAAGCAAAGTCAAGGACGACAAATCCGGAAGCGAGGAAAGCAAGCAGACGTCCGGAAGCGAGGATAAGAAAAGCAAGTCCGGAAGCAAGGAGAAGAAAGACAAGTccggaggaaagaaaaagaaggacaagTCCGGTggcaagaagaagaaaggaagcaagGGATCCTCTCCCGGAGCGAAGTCGGGGTCAGCGAGCTCAAGCAAGGAGAAATTGTCGAGCCAGCAGAAGGCCAAGGGTGGGGCCAGCTCCTCGGACAGCGTGACCAGTTCGACTGCTGGCCAGGCACCGGACAGCGCGGCGTCCTCGGAGGGGTTATTCAAACCCTTGAAGCGGCAGCCTTTCCCGCCGTTGGTCTTGCCCGGCGACCGGGAACTCACGTTGGCACGGCGACCAGATACCGTATACGTCTTGGACTG GCGCAACATGTGGTTCTTCCCCGTGAGCGTGGTCGCCCTGGCGCTCATCGTCTTCGGCATGGTCATCATGTCACTGGATCTGCAGGAGGCTGGCGCACTGCAGGCCGAGGGCCTGAATGCCACCGGCGTCGGGAACGGGACAGCCGTCGACGTAACCCCAGCGACTCCGTCGTGGACCGAGGGCTTCCATTCTACGCTACCGACGTCCGTTCCGAAGCGGAAGAGGAGGGCGCACGAGCAACATCCAAATACCGCAGCGCCATCTTTTCCGAGACACCTGTCGGCGTCGAACACCCGGGTGGAGGCGCCGATGTCCGCTGCCTTCATTGCGGCCAAAAAAGGCGCAAGGTCAACGGCTCTGAATAATTCTGAGTGGGAGGTCCACGACGAGTCCTCAAAGGCAGATAGTTCCGACGTTGACGCGACACAGGATTGGCTGCATGCTCCTAGGCAGGACTGGCAAGATAGGGGCCTTTCGCGTGCACCGCTCATCAAGGTCACTCCATCGAAAGCCGTTGAGACCGGCGAGTGGAACGCGACCACCGCGAAGGTTGACGAATCGTGA